In Curtobacterium sp. MCPF17_002, one genomic interval encodes:
- a CDS encoding DUF805 domain-containing protein, whose protein sequence is MSNGMPQWAPPTEQQQYGQPFPQYAQQVPVGPDGKPPLWAPWYGIGPVDAVTRFFKKYARFDGRASRSEYWYWVLTNAIVTVVLYGSFFVVLFATSPTTTVVDDNGFSSRVSGAPSPFAFVLLGLFGLWWLATVVPNLALIWRRMHDVNLPGALSLVSLVFWPVMVVFACLSPNPAGARFDRPEGAR, encoded by the coding sequence ATGAGCAACGGCATGCCCCAGTGGGCGCCGCCGACCGAGCAGCAGCAGTACGGTCAGCCGTTCCCGCAGTACGCCCAGCAGGTCCCGGTGGGTCCGGATGGCAAGCCGCCGCTCTGGGCTCCGTGGTACGGCATCGGTCCCGTCGACGCCGTCACCCGGTTCTTCAAGAAGTACGCGCGCTTCGACGGTCGCGCGAGCCGGAGCGAGTACTGGTACTGGGTGCTCACGAACGCCATCGTGACGGTCGTGCTCTACGGGAGCTTCTTCGTCGTGCTCTTCGCGACGAGCCCCACGACGACGGTGGTCGACGACAACGGCTTCTCGAGTCGGGTGAGTGGTGCGCCGTCGCCGTTCGCCTTCGTCCTCCTGGGGCTGTTCGGCTTGTGGTGGCTCGCGACCGTCGTCCCGAACCTGGCGCTCATCTGGCGACGGATGCACGACGTCAACCTGCCCGGGGCGTTGAGCCTGGTGAGCCTGGTCTTCTGGCCCGTCATGGTCGTCTTCGCCTGCCTCTCGCCGAACCCCGCCGGCGCACGTTTCGATCGACCCGAGGGAGCCCGATGA
- a CDS encoding DUF805 domain-containing protein codes for MSDQYPPNPYSQQPAPAGPGGEPPLWAPYYGISFGGAVSRFFKKYATFSGRASRSEFWWWYLANGIIGIVLGILAGIGAATSDLRVDSYTGQMSGGFSALYWIIAVISLLWGLAILVPTLALGWRRLHDANLAGPLWFIALFIGIVGIVYGLLPSNPEGARFDRPEGAR; via the coding sequence GTGAGCGACCAGTACCCGCCGAATCCGTACAGTCAGCAGCCGGCACCGGCCGGACCCGGGGGTGAACCGCCGCTGTGGGCTCCGTACTACGGCATCTCGTTCGGTGGGGCCGTCTCACGGTTCTTCAAGAAGTACGCGACCTTCAGCGGTCGCGCCAGCCGGAGTGAGTTCTGGTGGTGGTACCTCGCCAACGGGATCATCGGCATCGTGCTCGGCATCCTCGCCGGCATCGGCGCGGCCACGTCGGACCTCCGGGTGGACTCGTACACGGGGCAGATGTCGGGCGGCTTCAGTGCGCTTTACTGGATCATCGCCGTGATCTCGCTCCTCTGGGGCCTCGCGATCCTCGTGCCGACGCTCGCCCTCGGCTGGCGTCGCCTGCACGACGCGAACCTCGCCGGGCCGCTCTGGTTCATCGCGCTGTTCATCGGCATCGTCGGGATCGTCTACGGTCTGCTGCCGTCGAACCCCGAGGGTGCTCGCTTCGACCGGCCCGAGGGCGCTCGATGA
- a CDS encoding DUF805 domain-containing protein, producing the protein MSDQYPPQDPYAQNPRPQNPYGQQHYGQNPYGQNPYGQQPYGAQNPYGQPTPNGQQQGQPPLWAPWYGIPFPQAFLRFWKKYVRFDGRASKSEYWFWVLWYVIGNVAAGIVGSVFNVLPFIGNADDGIVRLWALACFIGFIALTMRRLHDVDLSGYFALFFIIPPIGILFSLIVGLLGTNPQGQRFDRPDRS; encoded by the coding sequence GTGAGCGACCAGTACCCGCCCCAGGACCCGTACGCGCAGAACCCGCGCCCGCAGAACCCGTACGGACAGCAGCACTACGGCCAGAACCCGTACGGCCAGAACCCGTACGGACAGCAGCCGTACGGCGCGCAGAACCCGTACGGTCAGCCGACGCCGAACGGCCAGCAGCAGGGGCAGCCGCCGCTCTGGGCACCCTGGTACGGCATCCCGTTCCCCCAGGCGTTCCTGCGCTTCTGGAAGAAGTACGTGCGCTTCGACGGTCGTGCGAGCAAGAGCGAGTACTGGTTCTGGGTGCTCTGGTACGTGATCGGCAACGTCGCGGCCGGGATCGTCGGGTCGGTCTTCAACGTCCTGCCGTTCATCGGCAACGCGGACGACGGCATCGTCCGGCTCTGGGCGCTCGCGTGCTTCATCGGGTTCATCGCCCTGACCATGCGACGCCTGCACGACGTGGACCTCAGCGGTTACTTCGCCCTGTTCTTCATCATCCCGCCGATCGGCATCCTGTTCTCGCTCATCGTCGGCCTGCTCGGCACGAACCCGCAGGGGCAGCGGTTCGACCGTCCGGACCGCAGCTGA
- a CDS encoding NADP-dependent oxidoreductase, producing MTKHWVAPRFGGSEVLEYVDTEVPAPGPGEVTIDVRAAGVNPADTKHTRQGDPSDLPIPIGYEVAGILSAVGPDTEIASGGGAVGDEVLAFRVSGGWAERITVPASDVFAKPASLDFPAAANLLLAGSTAADMIRVTRAEGRDTIVVHGASGAVGVSLLQLLRPLGARIIGTASELNADTVRRFGGEWVAYGDGLEARIRDLAPSGVDVALDCVGTDEAVDVSLALVADRNRIVTIAAQGRAAHDGFPAVGGGQPESKAFRDSVRQRLIDLAAVGQLEVPVARTFPMGDAKQAAEVLESQHPGGKLALVP from the coding sequence ATGACGAAGCACTGGGTGGCCCCGCGGTTCGGCGGCAGCGAAGTCCTCGAGTACGTCGACACCGAGGTGCCAGCGCCCGGCCCCGGCGAGGTCACGATCGACGTCCGCGCCGCCGGCGTCAACCCCGCCGACACGAAGCACACCCGGCAGGGCGACCCGTCCGACCTGCCGATCCCGATCGGTTACGAGGTCGCCGGCATCCTGAGCGCCGTGGGTCCGGACACCGAGATCGCCTCCGGCGGGGGAGCCGTCGGTGACGAGGTCCTCGCCTTCCGCGTCTCCGGCGGCTGGGCGGAGCGCATCACGGTCCCCGCGTCCGACGTCTTCGCGAAGCCCGCGTCGCTCGACTTCCCGGCAGCGGCCAACCTGCTCCTCGCCGGCTCGACCGCCGCCGACATGATCCGGGTCACCCGCGCGGAGGGCCGCGACACGATCGTGGTCCACGGCGCCTCCGGCGCAGTGGGCGTCAGCCTCCTGCAGTTGCTCCGGCCGCTGGGTGCGCGGATCATCGGCACCGCGTCCGAGCTGAACGCCGACACCGTCCGACGCTTCGGTGGCGAGTGGGTCGCGTACGGCGACGGCCTGGAGGCGCGCATCCGTGACCTCGCACCGTCCGGTGTCGACGTGGCACTGGACTGCGTGGGCACCGACGAGGCCGTCGACGTCTCGCTCGCGTTGGTCGCGGACCGGAACCGCATCGTGACGATCGCCGCTCAGGGTCGCGCTGCGCACGACGGCTTCCCGGCCGTCGGCGGTGGGCAACCGGAGAGCAAGGCGTTCCGGGACTCGGTCCGGCAGCGGCTGATCGACCTCGCCGCGGTGGGGCAGCTCGAGGTGCCGGTCGCGCGCACCTTCCCGATGGGCGATGCCAAACAGGCAGCCGAGGTCCTGGAGTCGCAGCACCCGGGCGGCAAGCTCGCGCTCGTCCCGTAG
- a CDS encoding glycohydrolase toxin TNT-related protein (This protein contains a domain related to Tuberculosis Necrotizing Toxin, which is the C-terminal effector domain of outer membrane channel protein CpnT, and which has a lethal NAD+-glycohydrolase activity.) — protein sequence MSGLVNVGEIPYTDVDTSGITSGAGKLRTVASAVRDGTADIHRAWTPISHCYEGPGDQDLYDAMTPIVPQGTAFGDDLDTVAKALDDFVTEVTPIVDKLKTYVTRGNALHKDVKAHDGAWDEDETLNGENNDIINGVANQVVAYQAAERKCANAIRGLSGLPALHAMTGDDPDDKLGYGYKELPMGTQLPWGTAEARKESCGEKTLYFVPNLLKGVVVDGIWGTVQGIGQLVGVDGSGWHLDTLTNAWKGMGSLIGYSAADDSWSWDNAGEAWKGLGKATVGWDEWAKDPGTAAGQAIWGIGSLLIPVAGEAGKVGALGKVGEVAGTVGKAGKYLDLVDAGAWASKGLTSVLPKLGDLKGVMSAGLGDTLHGFTGKIADFKTGLGDFLHGHHGGDAEVPPARSESGSDANANAHDGGSTVEAPPVREPELVGAGGHGGHGESTTTHGGGDSTGHGGSGDGGSGHGTDAGPGVGGHDTPGGDGHPGGDGAGSSHGDGRTDGNQTDGAGDHGTTPAESPAYAHVSVDSVGNDISHLVTESGLTPTQLHDYLANSWGGEARAAAFEQTGVWPHDVQIPKDASVLKPDGTINWDEVPQGGYTLDDAGQPVKEPLVPHVGDVFDRYGPSDGRYTSPVPESGPYTYDQRSLPYLEDPAQYHQYRVVGDFSDIERYYDAAPQSVQADVDRIMRRFNSSFDDLGRASQGDIAAGFGAHGGGRQVEMPMTVELLKRLGLIEEI from the coding sequence ATGAGCGGACTCGTCAACGTCGGGGAGATCCCCTACACGGACGTGGACACCTCAGGGATCACGTCCGGGGCCGGCAAGCTCCGGACCGTGGCGTCCGCCGTGCGGGACGGCACGGCGGACATCCATCGCGCGTGGACACCGATCTCGCACTGCTACGAGGGTCCCGGTGACCAGGACCTCTACGACGCGATGACGCCGATCGTGCCGCAGGGCACCGCGTTCGGCGACGACCTGGACACCGTCGCGAAGGCGCTCGACGACTTCGTCACCGAGGTCACGCCGATCGTCGACAAGCTGAAGACCTACGTCACGCGTGGCAACGCGCTCCACAAGGACGTGAAGGCGCACGACGGTGCGTGGGACGAGGACGAGACCCTCAACGGCGAGAACAACGACATCATCAACGGGGTCGCCAACCAGGTGGTGGCGTACCAGGCAGCCGAGCGGAAGTGTGCGAACGCGATCCGCGGGCTCTCGGGCCTCCCGGCGCTGCACGCCATGACGGGCGACGACCCCGACGACAAGCTGGGCTACGGGTACAAGGAACTCCCGATGGGCACGCAGCTGCCGTGGGGCACCGCTGAGGCCCGGAAGGAGAGCTGCGGCGAGAAGACGCTGTACTTCGTGCCGAACCTCCTCAAGGGCGTGGTGGTCGACGGCATCTGGGGCACCGTGCAGGGCATCGGGCAGCTCGTCGGCGTCGACGGCTCCGGCTGGCACCTGGACACCCTCACGAACGCGTGGAAGGGCATGGGGTCCCTGATCGGCTACAGCGCCGCGGACGACTCATGGAGCTGGGACAACGCCGGCGAGGCCTGGAAGGGTCTCGGCAAGGCGACCGTCGGCTGGGACGAGTGGGCGAAGGACCCGGGTACGGCAGCGGGCCAGGCGATCTGGGGCATCGGGTCGCTCCTCATCCCCGTCGCGGGTGAGGCCGGGAAGGTCGGGGCCCTCGGCAAGGTCGGCGAGGTCGCGGGGACGGTCGGCAAGGCGGGCAAGTACCTCGACCTGGTCGACGCCGGGGCATGGGCCTCCAAGGGGCTGACGTCCGTGCTGCCGAAGCTCGGTGACCTCAAGGGAGTCATGTCGGCTGGCCTCGGCGACACGCTGCACGGCTTCACGGGCAAGATCGCGGACTTCAAGACCGGGCTCGGTGACTTCCTGCACGGGCACCACGGCGGCGATGCCGAGGTGCCGCCGGCGCGCTCGGAATCCGGGTCGGACGCCAACGCGAACGCGCACGACGGCGGATCGACGGTCGAGGCGCCGCCAGTGCGCGAGCCTGAGCTGGTCGGGGCCGGTGGACACGGTGGGCACGGCGAGAGCACGACGACGCACGGTGGTGGCGACAGCACCGGGCACGGCGGCTCCGGCGACGGGGGATCCGGGCACGGCACGGATGCCGGGCCCGGCGTCGGCGGACACGACACGCCAGGGGGTGACGGGCATCCCGGTGGGGACGGCGCGGGCAGTTCGCACGGCGATGGTCGGACCGACGGGAACCAGACCGACGGCGCCGGTGACCACGGCACGACCCCCGCGGAGTCCCCGGCGTACGCTCACGTGTCCGTCGACTCCGTCGGCAACGACATCAGTCACCTGGTGACCGAGAGCGGACTCACGCCCACACAGCTCCACGACTACCTCGCGAACAGCTGGGGCGGCGAGGCTCGGGCGGCGGCCTTCGAGCAGACCGGTGTCTGGCCCCACGACGTCCAGATCCCGAAGGACGCGTCAGTCCTGAAGCCCGACGGCACCATCAACTGGGACGAAGTGCCGCAGGGCGGGTACACCCTCGACGACGCCGGTCAGCCCGTCAAGGAACCGCTCGTTCCGCACGTCGGTGACGTCTTCGACCGGTACGGCCCGTCCGACGGTCGGTACACGTCGCCCGTGCCCGAATCCGGCCCGTACACCTACGACCAGCGGTCCCTCCCGTACCTCGAAGACCCGGCGCAGTACCACCAGTACCGCGTGGTCGGAGACTTCTCGGACATCGAGCGCTACTACGACGCTGCGCCCCAGTCGGTGCAGGCCGACGTCGACCGGATCATGCGACGCTTCAACTCGTCGTTCGACGACCTCGGTCGGGCGTCCCAAGGCGACATCGCCGCCGGGTTCGGCGCCCACGGGGGCGGGCGTCAGGTTGAGATGCCGATGACGGTCGAGCTGCTCAAACGACTCGGGCTCATCGAGGAGATCTGA
- a CDS encoding DUF6507 family protein: MVDGWRVDPAGVESVLTAVTDRTTTMSTALGGSEDGSVQGVDTVVQDAATAAQSQVIGEAIAGFFEHRKDTLTGIQNRIRASLLGASGATKAIIEHDDEMAATTQANAVQAASNGNFSAFDGAPGAN; encoded by the coding sequence GTGGTCGACGGGTGGCGGGTCGACCCCGCGGGCGTCGAGAGCGTCCTGACTGCGGTCACGGACCGGACGACCACGATGTCGACGGCCCTGGGCGGATCCGAGGACGGATCCGTGCAGGGCGTCGACACCGTCGTGCAGGACGCGGCGACCGCAGCGCAGTCGCAGGTCATCGGTGAGGCCATCGCAGGCTTCTTCGAACACCGGAAGGACACGCTCACCGGGATACAGAACCGGATCCGAGCGTCGCTCCTCGGAGCGTCCGGTGCGACGAAGGCGATCATCGAGCACGACGACGAGATGGCGGCGACGACGCAGGCGAACGCGGTCCAAGCGGCCTCGAACGGCAACTTCTCGGCGTTCGACGGTGCTCCGGGCGCGAACTAG
- a CDS encoding pore-forming ESAT-6 family protein: MSGGNQADRRDYDVAASQNAQDNFNAVAAQLESLIAQRDSDVKAAMADYQADGVSDDYHAKEQRWNTVAGEVKSIIATLRASLQSNDESAQSAISKAKSAVGNIG; this comes from the coding sequence ATGAGCGGTGGCAACCAGGCAGATCGTCGCGACTACGACGTCGCGGCGTCGCAGAACGCGCAGGACAACTTCAACGCCGTGGCGGCACAGCTCGAGTCGCTGATCGCCCAGCGCGACTCGGACGTGAAGGCCGCGATGGCCGACTACCAGGCCGACGGCGTCTCGGACGACTACCACGCCAAGGAACAGCGGTGGAACACCGTCGCGGGCGAGGTCAAGTCGATCATCGCGACGCTGCGCGCGTCACTGCAGTCGAACGACGAGTCGGCGCAGTCCGCGATCAGCAAGGCGAAGTCGGCCGTCGGCAACATCGGCTGA
- a CDS encoding FHA domain-containing protein: MSSIVVETVVPVMTCGRCGVASTQGQRFCTDCGALLGRTVASAEYDALQGVAAAGAGGVLLARLVDLVVCLLGGAAGAALLFLAHTAVPSSDPVGTAVAGAVAGLVVTAAIVVIRASRTGRGPGGLLVGTRVVDVDDALPAGPVRQIARLGGGPHRRASGAGPWAAATGTVTASLRTGREPLDPAAPALGTAFGAAASAGVRPGSAPLPGGAVEAGLDATRRAGFGSTPAAGPDSGFGSVPPPTAPVADDSVPVDAVVLRFDSGVLHWFRGTCVIGRNPEAEPGVATVAVPDLSRTLSKTHVALVQVDGAVVLRDLGSTNGTSVIRPDASFEDLVPGVDLPVPAGSTVRIGDHAFVVDRVGATT; this comes from the coding sequence ATGTCGTCGATCGTGGTCGAGACCGTGGTCCCCGTGATGACCTGTGGTCGCTGCGGTGTCGCGTCGACGCAGGGGCAGCGCTTCTGCACCGATTGCGGCGCCCTCCTCGGACGGACCGTCGCGTCCGCCGAGTACGACGCGCTGCAGGGCGTCGCCGCCGCAGGTGCGGGTGGCGTCCTCCTCGCACGACTCGTCGACCTCGTCGTGTGCCTCCTCGGTGGCGCCGCCGGTGCTGCCCTCCTCTTCCTCGCCCACACCGCGGTCCCCTCGTCGGACCCGGTGGGCACGGCCGTCGCCGGAGCCGTCGCGGGGCTCGTCGTGACGGCCGCGATCGTGGTGATCCGTGCCTCCAGGACCGGTCGCGGACCCGGCGGTCTGCTCGTCGGCACCCGGGTCGTCGACGTGGACGACGCACTGCCCGCCGGACCCGTCCGGCAGATCGCGCGACTCGGCGGCGGTCCGCACCGTCGCGCGTCCGGTGCCGGCCCGTGGGCGGCGGCGACCGGCACGGTGACCGCGTCGCTCCGGACCGGACGCGAACCCCTCGACCCCGCTGCGCCCGCGCTCGGCACCGCGTTCGGTGCGGCCGCGTCGGCGGGTGTCCGTCCCGGATCGGCTCCTCTGCCTGGAGGCGCGGTGGAAGCCGGTCTCGACGCCACACGTCGTGCCGGGTTCGGTTCCACCCCCGCGGCCGGTCCGGACAGCGGGTTCGGGTCCGTCCCGCCCCCGACCGCACCCGTCGCCGACGACTCCGTGCCGGTCGACGCGGTCGTCCTGCGCTTCGACTCGGGCGTCCTGCACTGGTTCCGCGGTACCTGTGTGATCGGCCGGAACCCCGAGGCCGAGCCCGGCGTCGCCACGGTCGCGGTGCCGGACCTGTCCCGCACGCTGTCGAAGACGCACGTCGCCCTCGTGCAGGTCGACGGCGCGGTGGTGCTCCGCGACCTCGGTTCGACCAACGGCACGTCGGTGATCCGTCCGGACGCCTCGTTCGAGGACCTCGTCCCCGGCGTCGACCTGCCCGTCCCCGCCGGCTCGACGGTCCGGATCGGCGACCACGCGTTCGTGGTCGACCGGGTCGGAGCGACGACGTGA
- a CDS encoding DUF6177 family protein, with the protein MTPFRRGVTDDDRPAAKHPLVDSAGDGSIRYESRAGIVRLGRAQADLLATAAAEGARPILVTDGLSVVTEAFRQALVEAGGAWVVRGDDGLRNGLDGGRLEDFTDALRTGPPTSVADVAVGYLRPWTPTADQLVVSVSVRHRAAAETVLGTTTELLATELAGAAPTGWGTHEPAGRAWDRRALTEAARARMPDPTRFLVVGSAEAPLALTVTAQRTEHGVEELTTGLLSVGSLGDPVADMRVAAVPQVLGRLAMTQLPLFALVLRRPGSADLAQGPRLALPPVPVAMLIGAPAVRQLELDVEGMRDRFGAFIAGRPRIPALVLPFGRHPDRNPVEQLAAIIDHIGRDRVAHAVSMDDRTREQVQRAAEQ; encoded by the coding sequence GTGACCCCGTTCCGCCGCGGTGTGACGGACGACGACCGTCCCGCCGCGAAGCACCCGCTCGTGGACTCGGCGGGCGACGGCAGCATCCGGTACGAGAGCCGCGCCGGCATCGTCCGGCTCGGCCGTGCCCAGGCCGACCTGCTCGCCACCGCGGCAGCCGAGGGCGCTCGACCGATCCTGGTGACGGACGGGCTGTCCGTCGTGACCGAGGCCTTCCGCCAGGCGCTCGTCGAGGCCGGCGGCGCGTGGGTGGTCCGTGGCGACGACGGCCTGCGGAACGGGCTCGACGGCGGCCGACTCGAGGACTTCACCGATGCGCTGCGCACCGGACCACCCACCTCGGTGGCGGACGTCGCGGTCGGGTACCTGCGCCCGTGGACGCCCACCGCCGACCAGCTCGTCGTCTCCGTCTCGGTCCGCCACCGTGCCGCCGCCGAGACCGTCCTCGGCACGACGACCGAGCTCCTCGCGACCGAGCTCGCCGGCGCGGCGCCGACCGGCTGGGGGACGCACGAGCCCGCCGGACGGGCGTGGGACCGACGCGCGCTCACCGAGGCGGCGCGGGCGCGCATGCCCGACCCGACGCGGTTCCTGGTCGTCGGCTCCGCCGAGGCGCCGCTCGCCCTCACCGTCACGGCGCAGCGGACCGAACACGGCGTCGAGGAGCTCACCACGGGCCTGCTCTCGGTCGGCTCGCTCGGGGACCCCGTCGCCGACATGCGGGTCGCCGCCGTGCCCCAGGTCCTCGGTCGGCTCGCGATGACGCAACTGCCGCTCTTCGCCCTGGTGCTCCGGCGTCCCGGCAGCGCAGACCTCGCGCAGGGGCCGCGCCTGGCCCTGCCCCCAGTGCCCGTCGCGATGCTCATCGGCGCCCCGGCGGTCCGGCAGCTCGAGCTCGACGTCGAGGGGATGCGGGACCGCTTCGGCGCCTTCATCGCCGGGCGTCCGCGGATCCCGGCGCTCGTGCTGCCCTTCGGCCGGCACCCGGACCGCAACCCGGTCGAGCAGCTGGCCGCGATCATCGACCACATCGGGCGCGACCGCGTGGCCCACGCCGTCAGCATGGACGACCGCACGAGGGAGCAGGTGCAGCGTGCCGCGGAACAGTGA
- a CDS encoding EsaB/YukD family protein, translating to MTDFTRVTVVGAGRRADVVVASDEPFAGLLPRLVDILDEPIADSAHPVALVRVTGEEVSLAADAAAQEIADGEVLHLVRRADAPPPPEVSDVTDAVADSLGRRSDGWGTAARQSVAAAAVGATASVVGTLVVAAFTVATVRAAFDGGTVSPAVLPSVLVGSGVVLAIAALIAGRAGARWTGVALTAAATGLALPIGLAVGPVVGREGDQPAMVAALVLVWAWIALGLGLGVGQRTRTIGVAAVVGVLLPLFGMVTWLTPAPQAAGWGVVGIAAIVVCGLLPSVAMSSAGLTGLDDRVSGGEPVARDGVVTALNDAYRALDWTTAAVAAPIALAGAALLSDGDPWAVGLGAAVVVVAALRTRAFPLTLQGVLLWSAVVVAAVLGLLGHAATAPFQVLGALAGLGVLGALLAGVRPAAHQRARLRSLGNVLETVSVVVALPLLLGTFGLFAALLETF from the coding sequence GTGACCGACTTCACCCGCGTGACCGTGGTCGGCGCCGGCCGTCGCGCCGACGTCGTCGTCGCATCGGACGAGCCGTTCGCCGGGCTGCTGCCACGGCTGGTCGACATCCTCGACGAGCCCATCGCGGACAGCGCGCACCCGGTCGCGCTCGTGCGGGTCACCGGCGAAGAGGTCTCCCTCGCCGCGGACGCCGCCGCGCAGGAGATCGCCGACGGCGAGGTCCTGCACCTCGTCCGCCGTGCCGATGCCCCGCCGCCACCCGAGGTCTCGGACGTGACCGACGCCGTCGCCGACTCGCTCGGCCGCCGCTCGGACGGCTGGGGCACGGCCGCACGCCAGTCGGTCGCCGCCGCCGCCGTCGGGGCGACCGCCTCGGTCGTCGGCACCCTCGTGGTCGCGGCCTTCACGGTCGCCACCGTCCGCGCGGCCTTCGACGGCGGGACGGTCTCCCCCGCGGTGCTGCCGTCCGTGCTCGTCGGCAGCGGTGTCGTCCTGGCGATCGCGGCGCTCATCGCCGGACGCGCCGGCGCTCGCTGGACCGGCGTCGCCCTGACCGCCGCGGCCACCGGGCTCGCACTGCCGATCGGGCTCGCGGTCGGGCCCGTGGTCGGCCGCGAGGGCGACCAGCCCGCGATGGTCGCCGCACTCGTGCTCGTCTGGGCGTGGATCGCGCTCGGCCTCGGGCTCGGCGTCGGCCAGCGCACCCGGACGATCGGCGTCGCGGCCGTCGTCGGCGTGCTGCTGCCCCTGTTCGGCATGGTCACCTGGCTCACCCCGGCACCGCAGGCCGCCGGCTGGGGCGTGGTCGGCATCGCCGCGATCGTCGTCTGCGGGCTCCTGCCGTCGGTGGCGATGTCCTCCGCCGGGCTCACCGGCCTCGACGACCGGGTGAGCGGTGGCGAACCGGTGGCACGCGACGGCGTCGTCACGGCGCTCAACGACGCCTACCGGGCACTCGACTGGACCACCGCCGCGGTGGCCGCGCCCATCGCCCTCGCCGGTGCCGCGCTCCTCTCCGACGGCGACCCCTGGGCGGTCGGCCTCGGAGCGGCGGTCGTCGTGGTGGCCGCGCTCCGCACCCGGGCGTTCCCGCTGACCCTGCAGGGCGTGCTGCTCTGGAGCGCCGTCGTCGTCGCCGCGGTGCTCGGACTCCTCGGGCACGCCGCGACCGCACCGTTCCAGGTCCTCGGTGCCCTCGCCGGCCTCGGTGTGCTCGGTGCCCTGCTCGCCGGGGTCCGGCCGGCGGCCCACCAGCGGGCACGCCTCCGGTCGCTCGGCAACGTGCTCGAGACCGTCTCGGTCGTCGTGGCGCTGCCGCTGCTCCTCGGCACGTTCGGGCTCTTCGCCGCACTGCTGGAGACGTTCTGA